From Drosophila yakuba strain Tai18E2 chromosome 2L, Prin_Dyak_Tai18E2_2.1, whole genome shotgun sequence, one genomic window encodes:
- the LOC6528893 gene encoding uncharacterized protein LOC6528893 isoform X13, whose product MPNNRNRNRNRNRNKRNRNQNQNQNQNPSQNENNQQQAEGAEDREEQQDFQTQIAVAQSSFSVDDNGNSGSVSNGPTENCEEVTNTLEKTEKIEEISEQPATVIQQEADLEAEMGAKNSKHRKEKSDKQASNGKAEEQVRPPPTIIRRPPGSPRQAKVIVHRIVREEDKANGTAQSPEPPKVVTPKEQHLEVEALNEQLPNAHQEVETKQGQENEKGQKELPESSHLSEDAKQKLVEVENNRQVYDEVDYLSDETIEKNPKEAQHDPKEQEQYVLQLEKAMEFVENAHQQHVAAVQSYQIQRDTKPNAQQQEQNEVQHPQESTDAPPQPVAVPQVLKDTNKKEEQQEPILNNAQQQNGQIAPKSQKEFQIKVEFQAEDSRSQQPPPLKPTSKVIIHQIHLETTDEEKNSKPTFEEISSTTGSLAGTLSPPPRYLVESPKNVSSGQFARFSRDVQIQELELNSEFSSGEFNSLQSPLVCEVDSESEGSVAVGPERSPSDQQVPSSSRVEQQEQLRQKRAQKRNALESHFLPQLLNPRYLDSILEENEWRNSTASSGGSDQTGIRTPKLNETFPRSQLDFSRRHKRREEAPSPLKLETRLLEDSTDLESCTRLQSTLSPQSEDAELVYLSSSASSSVSDLMELELEQAAALAERALVDLDTDASRLIARPDDEMSSTSTTTADRSETEAETETETEREGEQSRESTPVNANPTLASSQSSLLSAPTPTPTPTPTPADREQLAKDTNVSGGSTISFGAASPLAATREEFVRNMDKVRELIEMTRREQEQGELPRSPSPPPVPPPPASVPPYSPESSSFHLASLQLKRQESNDSHCSDSTTHSQCTAINLASPPPPPTAQPPTPPLRQKPAPPPVPPPVSPPAPPTPQSEPELSVADSVANADADAGADTDTEAIKKLRLLCTEQLASMPYGEQVLEELASVAQNIADQSQSKMPYPMPQLPHIKELQLNANETKSTSAWLGLPTQSDPQVLVCLSPGQRDLVNTQTQPDDLLDAHQKFVERRGYHELSKAQVLEQDHQQQQSEMLKTAAMMRELRKSLSPTAPPVPPPPVPLKSAETAAKATAHENAKRDDASEQKQKITECESSSLENKPRRAADLGAQQSAEHRQSSSTTTSSHKATTETMSSDTAKFPTLDSMESELARMFPQHRGDIFEEQRKRFSNIEFPSHQPVSQTKRYSNIETSSFESKKRLENGQVVYDVSTSSHEKKEQGDPPKDQSAPPVPPPPIMSATKLNGNTFIDGGVAPKNSQSSRENGSGSGNGTYEEFRQRAKAAADAFGEQREQQNGLDQDRVFKDFDRLSQQMHAELQSTREKREKSASMYDLSGFTRPATGHPRLDELQQRRHAHMQELEREIERSAKSRQERMSSVPRQMEATPPRTHEIPIELEPRSRRAESLCNLNESPPRPHTTVGHYNHPGAQDDWSRYANDLGYSENIARPFAREVEICYQRQNQRTPHGIRAPRLSASTNDLSSSSQYSYDTFNAYGGRRTHAPMLNQAQQQQRPHYGSCYSMIERDPNPRYISTTSRRGVSPAPPPVASPQQQQVPPPAYDRQQRRSSLPRELHEQQLKYILSKEEELKFEVERLQQERRRLMEEMQRAPVLPAPQRRESYRPAAKLPTLSEDEVFRQQMAEEWMNKVAEREERRQHKIIRISKIEDEHDHSAVDKTTISDEFLDRVKERRHKLAMPADSDWESGAESQPQPAAQSQPESDVEAPPVRILEGQAEANLRQLPRHLREFAKFSTSEQLPDGAQMERHEEQERREEATDNAHSSATKKTSIVKTYKVSRLPPSVQDRATATEEANSAATGMGVRLRPRPPKQTRFLLNAQQLQQQRQRRSWSESDLLKEIDSELQLAKGFLYANGVWTPYGSSSDLNQSGTTSATPPPPPPPSLPVWTPQPSPVLSGRKEFRPVRFESPTLPRRYTAQQHQQQQQKTTTTIPPWSSTENGEGAPPPTAIASLNSVNSNSDYAETDCSGHFGPVAPSASVSDKIRTFERSSSNSELQRPFARRQLSDASRPAYRPNEVIYKVKHEYMSEPETGSDRPRKMAQLGRRQYDGIGPVTNDGMPIILRSEVKEPHQHEWYKRLYQTIHKQKNGDDFVIRYKCPRARPSYKSNGYVSEPEPNYDSDYSTVRYRTQNPHRVQSVSSAVNVRNLTQDEKLYGTMPNPIKSAQSSYKNQPGRIENYTTGHSSVSEKEKKEWWDEVMDIFNGWLREHTRIPRIIIEFVDEFDGIGSLEQSKLSPLYTEGNLSRALAKESGYTSDSNLVFRKKEVPVSSPLSPVEQKQAYKSLQAGGEPPLLGFRKPAPEKPRDVNIHFKTPIRHEQRQNLSEEELAIRQAEHMQKLYHEERRRKYLQELQDMNSRRHTDNFTPSQKSPIALNRYDDFPTDVTLKSLVGPKTVARALFNFQGQTSKELSFRKGDTIYIRRQIDANWYEGEHNAMIGLLPASYVEIVSRDGARTPSKRPSEGQARAKYNFQAQSGIELSLNKGELVTLTRRVDGNWFEGKIANRKGIFPCSYVEVLTDIGAEDIAAKTTTVITSQSTTNLRPNLDVLRTNINNEFNTLTQNGAQPPNGILKETRTLHKTDALHVDTSSEPLAYRALYKYRPQNSDELELLEGDVVHVLEKCDDGWFVGTSQRTGCFGTFPGNYVERA is encoded by the exons GTTGAAAATAATCGACAAGTTTACGATGAAGTGGACTACTTGAGCGATGAGACCATTGAAAAGAATCCAAAAGAAGCGCAACATGATCCAAAGGAACAGGAGCAGTATGTGTTGCAACTCGAAAAGGCTATGGAATTTGTAGAAAATGCACATCAGCAACACGTTGCTGCTGTCCAAAGTTATCAAATACAAAGAGACACGAAGCCAAACGCACAGCAACAGGAGCAAAATGAAGTACAGCACCCACAGGAATCAACTGACGCACCTCCACAACCGGTTGCTGTTCCACAAGTCCTTAAAGATACCAATAAGAAGGAAGAGCAACAGGaaccaattttaaataatgccCAACAGCAAAATGGACAGATTGCACCAAAATCCCAAAAGGaattccaaataaaagttGAGTTTCAAGCCGAGGATTCTCGTTCCCAGCAGCCTCCTCCACTGAAGCCCACCTCCAAGGTGATTATCCATCAGATACACCTGGAAACCACCGACGAAGAGAAAAATTCTAAGCCCACTTTCGAGGAGATCAGCAGCACTACCGGTTCTCTGGCCGGAACCCTATCTCCACCACCCCGTTATTTAGTGGAGTCTCCGAAGAACGTGTCAAGTGGTCAGTTTGCGCGCTTTTCGCGTGATGTGCAAATCCAGGAGCTGGAACTGAACAGCGAATTCAGCTCCGGGGAATTCAATTCCCTGCAGTCGCCGCTGGTTTGCGAAGTAGACTCGGAATCAGAGGGATCTGTAGCCGTGGGTCCGGAACGATCGCCGTCGGATCAGCAGGTGCCGTCCAGCAGCCGagtggagcagcaggagcagctgcgcCAGAAACGTGCCCAAAAACGGAACGCTTTGGAGTCGCACTTCCTGCCGCAGTTGCTTAATCCCCGCTATCTGGACAGCATCCTAGAGGAGAACGAATGGAGAAACTCCACTGCCTCCTCTGGCGGAAGCGATCAGACGGGGATCCGCACCCCCAAGCTGAACGAGACCTTTCCCAGGAGTCAGTTGGACTTCAGCCGCAGGCACAAGCGGAGGGAGGAGGCCCCGTCGCCTCTTAAGCTCGAAACTAGATTGCTGGAGGACTCCACCGATCTGGAGAGCTGCACCCGACTGCAGAGCACCCTGTCTCCCCAGTCCGAAGATGCGGAGCTAGTTTACCTGAGCTCCTCGGCCTCCAGCAGTGTCTCTGACCTCATGGAACTAGAACTTGAACAGGCCGCCGCCTTGGCGGAGAGGGCCCTTGTGGACTTGGATACGGATGCCAGCCGGTTGATTGCTCGGCCGGATGATGAGAtgagcagcaccagcaccaccacggCAGACAGGAGCGAGacggaagcggaaacggaaacagaGACGGAGAGAGAGGGCGAGCAGAGTCGTGAGAGCACACCTGTTAACGCCAACCCGACGCTCGCCAGTTCGCAGTCTTCGCTGCTGAGCGCCCCAACGCCGACGCCGACGCCGACGCCCACTCCCGCCGATCGCGAACAATTagcaaaagatacaaatgtatctggCGGATCGACTATTAGTTTCGGGGCAGCATCGCCGCTAGCGGCCACGCGCGAGGAGTTCGTTCGCAACATGGACAAAGTGCGCGAGTTGATCGAGATGACGCGGCGCGAACAGGAGCAAGGTGAACTACCGCGATCGCCGTCGCCGCCGCCCGTTCCCCCGCCTCCCGCCTCCGTGCCACCCTACAGTCCCGAGTCCTCCTCGTTCCACCTAGCTTCCTTGCAGCTGAAGCGGCAGGAGTCGAACGACTCCCACTGCTCCGACAGCACCACCCACAGCCAATGCACGGCCATCAACCTGGCCAGTCCCCCACCGCCACCCACCGCTCAGCCACCCACACCGCCACTCAGACAAAAGCCCGCACCACCACCCGTACCGCCACCCGTATCACCACCCGCACCACCAACTCCCCAATCAGAGCCAGAGCTTTCAGTTGCAGATTCGGTTGCGAATGCGGATGCAGATGCAGGGGCCGACACGGATACGGAAGCCATAAAGAAGCTGCGCCTGCTGTGCACCGAGCAGTTGGCTTCCATGCCCTATGGCGAACAGGTGCTCGAGGAGCTAGCCAGTGTGGCCCAGAACATAGCCGATCAGTCCCAGAGCAAGATGCCCTATCCCATGCCCCAGCTGCCGCACATCAAGGAGCTGCAGTTAAACGCAAATGAGACCAAGTCCACATCCGCCTGGCTGGGTCTGCCCACCCAGTCCGATCCCCAGGTATTGGTCTGCCTGTCACCCGGCCAGAGGGATTTGGTAAACACCCAGACCCAGCCGGATGACCTGCTAGATGCCCACCAAAAGTTCGTGGAGCGTCGGGGGTACCATGAGTTGTCCAAGGCCCAGGTTCTCGAGCAGgaccaccagcagcagcagagcgagATGCTCAAGACGGCGGCCATGATGCGCGAGTTGCGCAAGAGTCTCTCGCCGACGGCGCCCCCTGTCCCTCCGCCGCCGGTACCATTGAAGAGCGCCGAAACGGCGGCCAAGGCGACCGCTCATGAAAACGCCAAGAGAGATGACGCAAGCGAACAAAAGCAGAAGATCACAGAATGCGAATCGTCATCGCTTGAAAATAAACCAAGGCGAGCAGCTGATCTTGGTGCTCAGCAGTCGGCAGAGCACCgccagagcagcagcaccaccacctccagcCACAAAGCGACCACAGAGACCATGTCCAGTGACACCGCCAAGTTTCCCACGCTGGACAGCATGGAGAGTGAGCTGGCCAGGATGTTCCCCCAGCACAGGGGCGACATTTTCGAGGAGCAGCGCAAGCGGTTCTCCAACATCGAGTTCCCCAGCCATCAGCCTGTCAGTCAGACCAAGCGGTACTCCAACATCGAGACGAGTAGCTTCGAGTCCAAGAAGCGTTTGGAGAATGGTCAGGTAGTCTACGATGTGAGCACTTCCAGTCATGAGAAGAAGGAGCAGGGCGATCCACCCAAGGACCAGTCTGCACCGCCTGTTCCCCCGCCGCCAATTATGTCAGCAACGAAATTAAACGGCAACACTTTCATTGATGGAGGCGTGGCGCCCAAAAATAGCCAGTCGTCGCGAGAGAACGGTagtggcagcggcaacggTACGTATGAGGAATTTCGGCAGCGTGCCAAGGCCGCTGCGGATGCTTTTGGAgagcagcgggagcagcaaAACGGGCTGGATCAAGACCGCGTGTTCAAGGACTTCGATAGGCTGTCCCAGCAGATGCACGCCGAGCTGCAAAGCACCCGGGAAAAGCGGGAGAAGTCGGCTTCCATGTACGATCTCAGTGGCTTCACTCGCCCCGCGACTGGTCATCCGAGACTAGATGAGTTGCAGCAGAGAAGACATGCCCACATGCAGGAGTTGGAAAGGGAAATAGAGCGGTCGGCAAAGTCGCGACAGGAGCGAATGTCCTCGGTACCGCGACAAATGGAGGCCACACCACCTCGAACTCATGAGATTCCCATTGAGCTGGAGCCACGTTCCCGACGCGCAGAGTCCCTGTGCAATCTAAATGAGTCACCACCACGTCCGCATACCACCGTGGGTCACTATAACCATCCGGGGGCTCAGGATGACTGGTCTAGGTATGCCAACGATTTGGGATACTCGGAGAACATAGCACGACCCTTTGCCAGGGAGGTGGAGATTTGTTATCAGCGCCAGAATCAGAGAACACCACATGGCATTAGGGCTCCCCGCCTTTCCGCCAGCACCAACGATCTGAGCAGCTCTAGTCAATATAGCTACGATACCTTCAACGCCTACGGAGGCAGAAGGACCCATGCCCCCATGTTGAACCAggcgcaacagcaacaacgaccTCATTACGGCAGTTGTTACTCCATGATCGAGAGGGATCCCAATCCCAGGTACATTAGCACCACCTCGCGAAGGGGCGTGAGTCCAGCACCGCCACCAGTTGCATCtccgcaacagcagcaggtgcCACCACCTGCCTACGATCGCCAGCAGAGGAGATCCTCGCTGCCGAGGGAATTGCATGAACAGCAGCTAAAGTACATACTAtccaaggaggaggagctcaAGTTTGAAGTGGAGCGATTGCAGCAGGAGCGCCGTCGTCTAATGGAGGAAATGCAGAGGGCTCCAGTCCTGCCGGCTCCTCAGAGGAGGGAGAGCTACAGGCCCGCCGCCAAGCTGCCAACTCTGAGCGAGGATGAGGTATTCCGGCAGCAAATGGCCGAGGAGTGGATGAACAAGGTGGCTGAGCGGGAAGAGCGGCGCCAGCACAAGATCATACGCATATCAAAGATTGAGGATGAGCACGATCACTCCGCGGTGGACAAGACAACCATAAGCGATGAATTCTTGGATCGGGTGAAGGAGCGCCGTCACAAGTTGGCTATGCCGGCGGACAGCGACTGGGAAAGTGGGGCGGAATCTCAGCCCCAGCCAGCGGCCCAATCTCAGCCAGAATCGGATGTGGAAGCGCCACCAGTACGCATACTAGAGGGCCAGGCGGAGGCCAATCTCCGCCAGCTGCCACGGCACCTGCGGGAGTTCGCAAAGTTCTCCACCAGCGAACAGTTGCCAGATGGCGCCCAAATGGAGCGTCACGAGGAACAGGAGCGCAGGGAGGAGGCCACCGACAATGCGCACAGCAGTGCCACCAAGAAGACGAGCATCGTGAAGACGTACAAGGTTTCCAGGCTACCGCCTTCCGTCCAGG ACAGAGCCACCGCAACCGAGGAGGCGAACTCAGCGGCAACGGGAATGGGTGTCCGGCTgcgaccacgcccacccaaGCAGACGCGCTTCCTCCTTAATgcgcagcagctgcagcagcagaggcagcggcGCAGCTGGTCGGAAAGCGATCTTCTCAAGGAGATCGACAGCGAACTGCAGCTGGCCAAGGGCTTCCTCTACGCGAATG GCGTGTGGACACCTTACGGTTCCAGCAGCGATCTAAATCAATCGGGCACCACatcggccacgccccctcccccGCCGCCACCCTCGCTGCCCGTTTGGACGCCACAACCGTCACCGGTGCTAAGCGGACGCAAGGAGTTCCGTCCGGTCCGTTTCGAGTCCCCCACTCTGCCCCGTCGCTATACGgcgcagcagcaccaacagcagcaacagaagaCGACGACTACAATCCCGCCGTGGTCCAGTACGGAGAACGGAGAAGGtgccccaccacccaccgcaaTAGCCTCCCTCAACTCCGTGAACTCGAACTCGGACTACGCCGAAACTGACTGCTCCGGGCACTTTGGTCCCGTGGCGCCCAGTGCCAGTGTCTCCGACAAGATCAGAA CATTCGAACGCTCTTCATCCAACTCGGAGTTGCAGAGGCCGTTTGCGCGGCGCCAGCTGTCCGACGCCAGTCGTCCAGCCTACAGGCCCAATGAAGTCA TCTACAAAGTCAAGCACGAGTATATGAGCGAACCGGAGACGGGCAGCGATCGTCCCCGGAAAATGGCACAGTTAGGGCGAAGGCAGTACGACGGCATCGGTCCGGTGACCAACGATGGAATGCCCATCATCCTGAGATCG GAGGTCAAGGAGCCGCATCAGCATGAATGGTACAAGCGTCTCTATCAGACCATTCACAAGCAGAAGAACGGCG ATGATTTTGTGATTCGCTACAAGTGTCCCAGAG CCCGTCCGTCGTACAAGAGCAACGGATACGTCTCAGAGCCCGAACCCAACTACGATTCGGATTACTCCACGGTGAGGTACCGCACCCAGAATCCGCACCGTGTTCAGTCCGTCTCCTCGGCTGTCAATGTGCGCAACCTAACCCAGGACGAGAA GTTGTATGGTACTATGCCAAATCCCATAAAATCAGCGCAAAGCTCGTATAAGAATCAGCCAGGACGCATCGAGAACTATACAACAGGTCATTCATCAGTTtccgaaaaggaaaagaaggaG TGGTGGGACGAAGTGATGGACATCTTTAACGGG TGGCTTAGGGAGCATACTCGCATCCCGCGCATTATTATAGAGTTCGTCGACGAATTCGACGGCATCGGA AGTCTAGAACAATCGAAACTATCGCCATTGTACACAGAAGGTAACTTGTCCAG AGCTTTGGCCAAGGAATCCGGGTATACTAGCGATTCCAATCTGGTCTTCCGCAAGAAGGAGGTACCCGTAAGCAGTCCCCTTAGCCCCGTTGAACAAAAGCAGGCCTACAAGAGTCTCCAGGCAGGCGGAGAACCTCCCCTGCTCGGCTTCCGCAAACCAGCGCCCGAGAAACCCCGTG ACGTAAACATCCACTTCAAGACACCCATCAGGCATGAGCAACGCCAAAACTTGTCCGAAGAGGAACTAGCCATTCGCCAAGCGGAGCACATGCAGAAGCTCTACCACGAGGAGCGCCGTCGAAAGTATCTACAGGAGCTGCAGGACATGAATTCGCGCCGCCACACGGACAACTTCACCCCGTCGCAGAAGTCGCCCATCGCCCTTAATCGCTACGATGACTTCCCTACGGACGTGACCCTCAAGTCGCTGGTGGGCCCCAAGACGGTGGCCCGTGCTCTCTTCAACTTCCAGGGACAGACCTCCAA GGAGCTATCCTTCCGCAAGGGCGACACCATCTACATCAGGCGGCAGATCGATGCCAACTGGTATGAGGGCGAGCACAATGCCATGATTGGACTGCTCCCAGCCAGTTATGTTGAG ATTGTCAGTCGAGACGGCGCCCGTACGCCATCCAAGCGACCATCGGAGGGCCAGGCCCGTGCCAAATACAACTTCCAGGCCCAGTCGGGCATCGAGCTCTCCTTGAACAAGGGCGAACTGGTCACTTTGACACGCCGAGTTGATGGCAACTGGTTCGAGGGCAAGATTGCTAACAGGAAGGGCATCTTCCCGTGCTCCTACGTGGAG GTACTTACTGATATTGGTGCTGAGGACATTGCGGCCAAAACAACCACCGTGATTACCAGCCAGAGCACCACGAATCTGCGGCCTAATCTCGACGTGCTGCGCACAAACATCAACAATGAGTTCAATACGCTGACGCAAAATGGAGCACAGCCACCGAACGGAATCCTTAAGGAAACGCGGACGCTGCACAAGACGGATGCCCTCCATGTGGACACCAGTTCCGAACCATTGGC GTACCGCGCACTGTACAAGTATCGGCCACAGAACTCCGACGAACTGGAACTGCTCGAGGGAGATGTGGTCCATGTACTGGAAAAGTGTGACGACGGATGGTTCGTGGGCACCTCACAGAGGACCGGCTGTTTCGGCACATTCCCCGGCAATTACGTGGAAAGGGCCTAG